The Globicephala melas chromosome X, mGloMel1.2, whole genome shotgun sequence genome window below encodes:
- the LOC132594426 gene encoding paraneoplastic antigen Ma6E-like translates to MAMALAVLRDWCRSMGVNAQRSLLILGIPDDCKDQEFQEAVQAALHSLGRYRVLGKVYRKELGSSVALVEFAECLNRSLLPRQIPGKGGPWTVVCLPQAPDADSQDRPNFPAQPQGQAVVGRAGEAGTAGEEEAAGEAGVAGMEGDTGEEEALGEEGAEGEKGAAGEEGAEGEEGGAGEEGAEGEEGAAGEEGAEGEEGAEGEEGAEGEAGASGEEGAEGEEGGAGEKGAEGEAGTAGEKGAEGEEGAEGEEGDAGEEGAEGEEGAEGEEGGAGEEGAAGEEGAEGEAGTAGEEGAAGEAGAESDEEGAAGYRNVAGVAGLLSVAGLLSMAEPTGGAMAAPEEAVVTAAGAMGEAGPGTQQWRQASQPVLDSMGYQELGTFSGMEEPGHGEGSSESWLEQASHTLHLWRHVSERERRRRLVESLRGPALDLLRGLLAEDPELAAQDCLAALVQVFGNKDPRGSARLKFVTCAQRPQETLSAYVMRLEGLLQSALEKGAIHPAMADQARARQVLMRARLNDTLRDTLRRRRLMRRPPGFAEMLRLIQKTEAWDADPASREHFPGQEEARVDVGVLAAAAQAAPAHEAITAGTTAHGTKASPAGEDSTAQAARSKEGRAEDHPAREEASAAVAGTAQAGEAAPEDHGATRAAPEDHGATRAAPGPGETSKASTATQEDGSAAAPAGLGQAGPSDAPGVPMPGRMGSASPVAPGGPGWEPEGLAQAGGQEAEEGLKPIPEEPGNEDGAAEMSPPGSTSGQ, encoded by the exons ATGGCGATGGCTCTGGCGGTATTGCGGGACTGGTGCAGGTCGATGGGCGTGAACGCTCAGCGATCTCTGCTCATCCTGGGAATCCCAGATGACTGCAAAGACCAGGAATTCCAGGAGGCTGTCCAGGCTGCCCTGCATTCCCTGGGCAGATACCGAGTGCTGGGCAAGGTCTACAGAAAGGAGCTGGGGTCGAGTGTTGCCCTGGTCGAGTTTGCTGAGTGTTTAAATCGAAGCTTGCTCCCCCGCCAAATACCAGGCAAGGGAGGGCCCTGGACTGTGGTctgcctgccccaggcccctgaTGCTGATTCACAGGATAGACCCAATTTCCCTGCGCAGCCCCAGGGACAAGCAGTGGTTGGCAGGGCGGGTGAGGCAGGAACTGCAGGGGAGGAGGAAGCTGCAGGGGAGGCGGGAGTCGCAGGTATGGAGGGAGACACAGGTGAGGAGGAAGCCttaggtgaggagggagctgaaggtgagaagggagctgcaggtgaggagggagctgaag gtgaggagggaggtgcaggtgaggagggagctgaaggtgaggagggagctgcaggtgaggagggagctgaaggtgaggagggagctgaaggtgaggagggagctgaaggtgaggcgGGAGcttcaggtgaggagggagctgaaggtgaggagggaggtgcAGGTGAGAAGGGGGCTGAAGGTGAGGCAGGAACTGCAG GTGAgaagggagctgaaggtgaggagggagctgaaggtgaggagggagatgcaggtgaggagggagctgaaggtgaggagggagctgaaggtgaggagggaggtgcaggtgaggagggagctgcaggtgaggagggggctGAAGGTGAGGCAGGAACTGCAG gtgaggaaggagctgcaggtgaagcaggagctgagtcagatgaggaaggagctgcaggttacagaaatgttgcaggcgTGGCAGGACTTCTGAGTGTGGCAGGACTTCTGAGTATGGCAGAACCCACGGGCGGGGCAATGGCTGCGCCTGAGGAAGCAGTTGTGACAGCGGCAGGCGCCATGGGTGAGGCAGGGCCCGGGACCCAGCAGTGGAGGCAGGCCTCACAGCCCGTGCTGGACAGCATGGGCTACCAGGAGCTGGGAACCTTCTCTGGGATGGAAGAGCCGGGCCACGGGGAAGGGTCCTCTGAGAGCTGGCTGGAGCAGGCCAGCCACACGCTGCACCTGTGGCGCCACGTGtctgagagggagaggaggaggaggctggtGGAGAGCTTGCGCGGCCCCGCGCTGGACCTCCTGCGCGGCCTCCTGGCGGAAGATCCCGAGCTGgctgcccaggactgcctggCCGCGCTGGTGCAGGTGTTTGGGAACAAGGACCCCCGGGGGAGTGCTCGGCTGAAGTTCGTGACCTGTGCCCAGCGGCCCCAGGAGACTCTCTCTGCGTACGTGATGCGCCTGGAAGGCCTGCTGCAGTCGGCCCTGGAGAAGGGGGCCATCCACCCGGCCATGGCGGACCAGGCGCGCGCCCGGCAGGTGCTGATGCGGGCCCGGCTGAACGACACGCTCCGGGACACGCTGAGGAGGAGGCGGCTGATGAGGAGGCCTCCCGGCTTTGCGGAGATGCTGCGGCTCATCCAGAAGACCGAGGCCTGGGACGCCGACCCGGCTAGCAGGGAGCACTTCCCAGGGCAGGAAGAGGCCCGTGTGGACGTTGGAGTCCTGGCAGCAGCCGCCCAGGCCGCCCCGGCCCATGAGGCCATCACCGCAGGCACCACTGCACATGGCACCAAGGCCTCCCCGGCCGGTGAAGATAGCACCGCCCAGGCCGCCCGTTCCAAGGAAGGGCGCGCCGAGGACCACCCGGCACGTGAGGAGGCCAGTGCGGCAGTTGCCGGCACTGCCCAGGCTGGCGAGGCGGCCCCTGAAGACCAtggtgccaccagggcagcccctgaaGACCAtggtgccaccagggcagcccctggccctggggagACCAGCAAGGCGTCCACGGCCACTCAGGAAGATGGAAGTGCTGCCGCCCCTGCGGGCCTAGGTCAGGCAGGACCCTCAGATGCCCCCGGGGTCCCCATGCCTGGCCGGATGGGCAGTGCTTCCCCGGTGGCCCCAGGAGGTCCTGGCTGGGAGCCAGAGGGCCTCGCCCAGGCAGGAGGCCAGGAGGCCGAGGAGGGGCTCAAGCCCATCCCAGAAGAGCCGGGAAATGAGGACGGGGCTGCAGAGATGAGCCCCCCGGGGTCCACCTCGGGCCAGTAG